In a single window of the Raphanus sativus cultivar WK10039 chromosome 9, ASM80110v3, whole genome shotgun sequence genome:
- the LOC108827827 gene encoding lysine-specific demethylase JMJ29 isoform X1, with the protein MESDGADFKEAYSLMESSLFSFQCIWSTKKKRSSKSVKSKEFSSGSSSSSSSREEGGMRSRPVIFRVYSRKRKRLSPAASHEKLQQHSVDDDDDGIVLGDWIRQMRRIRVQSEEDKRKESEMKTVSVMKVEPLGDRGCTMLPSWGSVGFTSKRKKRRKVEFEVKSEMKPMSVMEVEPSEDQDCGILASRRKERRQVELEVKSEVKSMSVMEVEPSEDQDCGLLASRRKDRRQVELEEDVAWEEELHMISKIKTTNRRRRRGSHSPEHVTRASGSRSRSPASEVSDSLVKNGCSDDCASIKITSKDSKECNAICHQCLKGERITLVICSECEETMYCLQCIRKWYPHLSEDEVVDKCPFCRKNCNCNRCLHLNGLIKTTKRELANSEIRHHLQYLIALMLPFLNKLSESQNQEIEIEAKARGLQPFEVDVTSAVSYCDERVYCDHCATSIVDLHRSCPKCSFELCLNCCQEIREGSISQRPEMKPQYVNKGYKYMHGLEMEPSSSSVYEEDEEANTSAKWNAGSDGSITCAPKELGGCGECMLELTRILPQNRISDLEQKAEAFLASYDNSPRVSNCKCSALETDMTRKAASRSGSSDNYLFCPRSLDILKEEELLHFQEHWTKGEPVIIRNALDNTHGLSWEPMVMWRALCENLDSTASSKMSEVKAIDCLANCEVEINTRHFFEGYSKGRTYENFWPEMLKLKDWPPSDKFEDLLPRHCDEFISALPFQEYSDPRTGILNIAAKLPEGLIKPDLGPKTYIAYGIPDELGRGDSVTKLHCDMSDAVNILTHTTEVTLSQEQISAVKDLKQKHKEQNKLEEQGSGDNGIACGHEEERLNMPEILSYEKEQNHGQTGSALWDIFRREDVPKLEEYLRKHCKEFRHTFCCPVTKVYHPIHDQSCFLTVEHKRKLKAEFGIEPWTFLQKLGEAVFIPAGCPHQVRNLKSCTKVAVDFVSPENIHECLRLTEEFRQLPKNHKAREDKLEFFCPKRGGSSEALPENIAVNWVVRVHLSMSICRDGHFLFVDK; encoded by the exons ATGGAGTCCGATGGAGCTGATTTCAAGGAGGCTTATAGCCTGATGGAGAGTTCTCTGTTTTCCTTTCAATGTATTTGGTctacgaagaagaagagaagttcGAAATCAGTTAAGTCCAAAGAGTTTAGCAgtggtagtagtagtagtagtagtagtagggAAGAGGGAGGCATGAGGTCGCGTCCTGTGATATTCAGAGTCTACAGTAGGAAAAGGAAGCGGCTTTCACCTGCAGCATCTCATGAGAAACTGCAGCAACACTctgtggatgatgatgatgatggtattGTATTAGGTGATTGGATTAGACAAATGAGGAGGATCAGAGTGCAAAGTGAGGAAGATAAGCGCAAAGAATCTGAGATGAAGACTGTGTCTGTAATGAAAGTGGAACCTTTAGGAGATCGTGGTTGCACAATGTTacctagttggggttctgttggaTTCACTagtaaaaggaagaagagacgCAAAGTAGAATTTGAAGTTAAATCTGAGATGAAGCCAATGTCTGTTATGGAAGTGGAACCTTCTGAAGATCAAGATTGCGGGATCTTAGCTAGTAGAAGGAAAGAGAGACGCCAAGTAGAACTTGAGGTTAAATCTGAGGTGAAGTCAATGTCTGTTATGGAAGTGGAACCTTCTGAAGATCAAGATTGCGGATTGTTAGCTAGTAGAAGGAAAGACAGACGGCAAGTAGAACTTGAAGAAGATGTGGCTTGGGAAGAAGAACTTCATATGATCTCTAAGATCAAGACGAcaaatcgaagaagaagaagaggttccCACAGTCCAGAACATGTCACACGTGCTAGTGGTTCACGCTCACGTTCACCAGCTTCGGAGGTATCGGATTCCCTTGTGAAAAATGGGTGTTCTGATGACTGCGCAAGCATCAAAATTACTTCAAAA GATTCTAAGGAATGCAACGCCATTTGCCATCAGTGCTTGAAAGGGGAAAGGATAACACTTGTCATTTGCAGTGAATGTGAAGAGACAATGTATTGTCTTCAGTGCATAAGGAAATG GTATCCGCATCTATCCGAGGATGAGGTCGTTGATAAATGTCCTTTCTGCCGCAAAAACTGTAATTGCAACAGATGCCTGCATTTGAATGGTTTAATCAAG ACAACGAAGAGGGAACTCGCGAATTCTGAAATACGCCATCATCTCCAATACTTGATTGCTTTGATGCTTCCGTTTCTGAATAAGTTATCCGAGTCCCAGAATCAAGAGATTGAAATTGAGGCGAAGGCTCGAG GATTACAGCCTTTTGAAGTTGACGTAACTAGCGCTGTGAGCTACTGTGATGAACGTGTATACTG TGATCACTGTGCAACTTCAATTGTTGACTTGCACCGGAGCTGCCCAAAGTGCTCTTTCGAGCTTTGTTTGAACTGTTGTCAAGAGATTCGCGAAGGTTCTATTTCCCAACGCCCTGAAATGAAGCCGCAGTATGTTAATAAAGGATACAAGTACATGCATGGTTTAGAGATGGAACCGAGCTCCTCTTCTGTTTATGAGGAGGATGAAGAAGCTAACACATCCGCAAAGTGGAATGCTGGTTCCGATGGGAGCATCACTTGTGCACCAAAAGAGCTAGGTGGTTGCGGTGAATGTATGTTGGAGCTTACGCGAATCCTACCACAGAACCGGATCTCAGACCTGGAACAAAAGGCAGAGGCTTTCTTGGCATCATACGATAACAGCCCTCGAGTGTCGAATTGTAAGTGTTCTGCCTTGGAGACAGATATGACAAGGAAAGCAGCTTCCAGGAGTGGATCAAGCGACAACTACTTGTTCTGCCCACGATCTCTTGATATTTTAAAGGAAGAAGAGCTTCTACATTTTCAAGAACATTGGACAAAAGGTGAACCGGTAATCATTAGGAACGCTCTTGATAACACACATGGTTTAAGCTGGGAACCGATGGTTATGTGGAGGGCGTTATGCGAAAACTTGGACTCAACAGCAAGTTCTAAGATGTCTGAAGTGAAAGCTATTGATTGTTTAGCTAACTGTGAG GTGGAGATCAATACTCGTCACTTCTTTGAAGGTTATAGCAAAGGAAGAACATATGAAAACTTCTGGCCTGAGATGTTAAAGCTAAAGGACTGGCCTCCTTCTGATAAGTTTGAAGATCTTTTACCTCGTCACTGTGACGAGTTCATATCCGCATTACCTTTCCAAGAATATAGCGATCCAAGAACCGGTATCCTCAACATTGCAGCAAAGCTTCCTGAAGGACTTATCAAACCAGATTTGGGTCCAAAAACGTACATTGCCTACGGGATTCCAGATGAGCTTGGTAGAGGCGACTCCGTGACTAAGCTTCACTGCGATATGTCAGACGCG GTGAATATTCTGACGCATACAACTGAAGTGACATTAAGTCAAGAACAGATATCTGCAGTCAAAGACCTGAAGCAGAAGCACAAAGAACAGAACAAGCTAGAGGAACAGGGCAGTGGAGACAATGGCATTGCCTGCGGCCATGAGGAAGAAAGATTGAACATGCCAGAGATTCTGAGCTATGAAAAAGAGCAGAATCATGGCCAAACAGGAAGTGCTCTTTGGGACATTTTTAGGAGAGAAGATGTTCCGAAGTTAGAAGAGTATCTAAGAAAGCATTGCAAAGAATTTAGACACACTTTTTGTTGTCCGGTTACAAAG GTTTATCACCCTATACATGACCAGTCATGCTTTTTAACAGTCGAGCATAAAAGAAAACTCAAGGCGGAGTTCG GGATCGAACCATGGACATTTTTGCAAAAGCTAGGAGAAGCTGTGTTTATTCCCGCGGGTTGCCCTCATCAAGTCCGGAATCTAAAG TCGTGCACCAAAGTTGCTGTTGACTTTGTGTCACCGGAGAACATCCACGAGTGTCTACGTCTTACCGAAGAGTTTCGTCAACTTCCCAAGAACCACAAGGCCAGAGAGGACAAACTTGAG tttttttgtCCAAAAAGGGGGGGAAGCAGTGAGGCCTTGCCCGAAAATATAGCTGTTAATTGGGTTGTCCGTGTCCATTTGTCTATGTCGATATGTCGAGATGGACATTTCTTGTTTGTGGACAAATAA
- the LOC108827827 gene encoding lysine-specific demethylase JMJ29 isoform X7, which translates to MESDGADFKEAYSLMESSLFSFQCIWSTKKKRSSKSVKSKEFSSGSSSSSSSREEGGMRSRPVIFRVYSRKRKRLSPAASHEKLQQHSVDDDDDGIVLGDWIRQMRRIRVQSEEDKRKESEMKTVSVMKVEPLGDRGCTMLPSWGSVGFTSKRKKRRKVEFEVKSEMKPMSVMEVEPSEDQDCGILASRRKERRQVELEVKSEVKSMSVMEVEPSEDQDCGLLASRRKDRRQVELEEDVAWEEELHMISKIKTTNRRRRRGSHSPEHVTRASGSRSRSPASEVSDSLVKNGCSDDCASIKITSKDSKECNAICHQCLKGERITLVICSECEETMYCLQCIRKWYPHLSEDEVVDKCPFCRKNCNCNRCLHLNGLIKTTKRELANSEIRHHLQYLIALMLPFLNKLSESQNQEIEIEAKARGLQPFEVDVTSAVSYCDERVYCDHCATSIVDLHRSCPKCSFELCLNCCQEIREGSISQRPEMKPQYVNKGYKYMHGLEMEPSSSSVYEEDEEANTSAKWNAGSDGSITCAPKELGGCGECMLELTRILPQNRISDLEQKAEAFLASYDNSPRVSNCKCSALETDMTRKAASRSGSSDNYLFCPRSLDILKEEELLHFQEHWTKGEPVIIRNALDNTHGLSWEPMVMWRALCENLDSTASSKMSEVKAIDCLANCEVEINTRHFFEGYSKGRTYENFWPEMLKLKDWPPSDKFEDLLPRHCDEFISALPFQEYSDPRTGILNIAAKLPEGLIKPDLGPKTYIAYGIPDELGRGDSVTKLHCDMSDAVNILTHTTEVTLSQEQISAVKDLKQKHKEQNKLEEQGSGDNGIACGHEEERLNMPEILSYEKEQNHGQTGSALWDIFRREDVPKLEEYLRKHCKEFRHTFCCPVTKVYHPIHDQSCFLTVEHKRKLKAEFGIEPWTFLQKLGEAVFIPAGCPHQVRNLKSCTKVAVDFVSPENIHECLRLTEEFRQLPKNHKAREDKLER; encoded by the exons ATGGAGTCCGATGGAGCTGATTTCAAGGAGGCTTATAGCCTGATGGAGAGTTCTCTGTTTTCCTTTCAATGTATTTGGTctacgaagaagaagagaagttcGAAATCAGTTAAGTCCAAAGAGTTTAGCAgtggtagtagtagtagtagtagtagtagggAAGAGGGAGGCATGAGGTCGCGTCCTGTGATATTCAGAGTCTACAGTAGGAAAAGGAAGCGGCTTTCACCTGCAGCATCTCATGAGAAACTGCAGCAACACTctgtggatgatgatgatgatggtattGTATTAGGTGATTGGATTAGACAAATGAGGAGGATCAGAGTGCAAAGTGAGGAAGATAAGCGCAAAGAATCTGAGATGAAGACTGTGTCTGTAATGAAAGTGGAACCTTTAGGAGATCGTGGTTGCACAATGTTacctagttggggttctgttggaTTCACTagtaaaaggaagaagagacgCAAAGTAGAATTTGAAGTTAAATCTGAGATGAAGCCAATGTCTGTTATGGAAGTGGAACCTTCTGAAGATCAAGATTGCGGGATCTTAGCTAGTAGAAGGAAAGAGAGACGCCAAGTAGAACTTGAGGTTAAATCTGAGGTGAAGTCAATGTCTGTTATGGAAGTGGAACCTTCTGAAGATCAAGATTGCGGATTGTTAGCTAGTAGAAGGAAAGACAGACGGCAAGTAGAACTTGAAGAAGATGTGGCTTGGGAAGAAGAACTTCATATGATCTCTAAGATCAAGACGAcaaatcgaagaagaagaagaggttccCACAGTCCAGAACATGTCACACGTGCTAGTGGTTCACGCTCACGTTCACCAGCTTCGGAGGTATCGGATTCCCTTGTGAAAAATGGGTGTTCTGATGACTGCGCAAGCATCAAAATTACTTCAAAA GATTCTAAGGAATGCAACGCCATTTGCCATCAGTGCTTGAAAGGGGAAAGGATAACACTTGTCATTTGCAGTGAATGTGAAGAGACAATGTATTGTCTTCAGTGCATAAGGAAATG GTATCCGCATCTATCCGAGGATGAGGTCGTTGATAAATGTCCTTTCTGCCGCAAAAACTGTAATTGCAACAGATGCCTGCATTTGAATGGTTTAATCAAG ACAACGAAGAGGGAACTCGCGAATTCTGAAATACGCCATCATCTCCAATACTTGATTGCTTTGATGCTTCCGTTTCTGAATAAGTTATCCGAGTCCCAGAATCAAGAGATTGAAATTGAGGCGAAGGCTCGAG GATTACAGCCTTTTGAAGTTGACGTAACTAGCGCTGTGAGCTACTGTGATGAACGTGTATACTG TGATCACTGTGCAACTTCAATTGTTGACTTGCACCGGAGCTGCCCAAAGTGCTCTTTCGAGCTTTGTTTGAACTGTTGTCAAGAGATTCGCGAAGGTTCTATTTCCCAACGCCCTGAAATGAAGCCGCAGTATGTTAATAAAGGATACAAGTACATGCATGGTTTAGAGATGGAACCGAGCTCCTCTTCTGTTTATGAGGAGGATGAAGAAGCTAACACATCCGCAAAGTGGAATGCTGGTTCCGATGGGAGCATCACTTGTGCACCAAAAGAGCTAGGTGGTTGCGGTGAATGTATGTTGGAGCTTACGCGAATCCTACCACAGAACCGGATCTCAGACCTGGAACAAAAGGCAGAGGCTTTCTTGGCATCATACGATAACAGCCCTCGAGTGTCGAATTGTAAGTGTTCTGCCTTGGAGACAGATATGACAAGGAAAGCAGCTTCCAGGAGTGGATCAAGCGACAACTACTTGTTCTGCCCACGATCTCTTGATATTTTAAAGGAAGAAGAGCTTCTACATTTTCAAGAACATTGGACAAAAGGTGAACCGGTAATCATTAGGAACGCTCTTGATAACACACATGGTTTAAGCTGGGAACCGATGGTTATGTGGAGGGCGTTATGCGAAAACTTGGACTCAACAGCAAGTTCTAAGATGTCTGAAGTGAAAGCTATTGATTGTTTAGCTAACTGTGAG GTGGAGATCAATACTCGTCACTTCTTTGAAGGTTATAGCAAAGGAAGAACATATGAAAACTTCTGGCCTGAGATGTTAAAGCTAAAGGACTGGCCTCCTTCTGATAAGTTTGAAGATCTTTTACCTCGTCACTGTGACGAGTTCATATCCGCATTACCTTTCCAAGAATATAGCGATCCAAGAACCGGTATCCTCAACATTGCAGCAAAGCTTCCTGAAGGACTTATCAAACCAGATTTGGGTCCAAAAACGTACATTGCCTACGGGATTCCAGATGAGCTTGGTAGAGGCGACTCCGTGACTAAGCTTCACTGCGATATGTCAGACGCG GTGAATATTCTGACGCATACAACTGAAGTGACATTAAGTCAAGAACAGATATCTGCAGTCAAAGACCTGAAGCAGAAGCACAAAGAACAGAACAAGCTAGAGGAACAGGGCAGTGGAGACAATGGCATTGCCTGCGGCCATGAGGAAGAAAGATTGAACATGCCAGAGATTCTGAGCTATGAAAAAGAGCAGAATCATGGCCAAACAGGAAGTGCTCTTTGGGACATTTTTAGGAGAGAAGATGTTCCGAAGTTAGAAGAGTATCTAAGAAAGCATTGCAAAGAATTTAGACACACTTTTTGTTGTCCGGTTACAAAG GTTTATCACCCTATACATGACCAGTCATGCTTTTTAACAGTCGAGCATAAAAGAAAACTCAAGGCGGAGTTCG GGATCGAACCATGGACATTTTTGCAAAAGCTAGGAGAAGCTGTGTTTATTCCCGCGGGTTGCCCTCATCAAGTCCGGAATCTAAAG TCGTGCACCAAAGTTGCTGTTGACTTTGTGTCACCGGAGAACATCCACGAGTGTCTACGTCTTACCGAAGAGTTTCGTCAACTTCCCAAGAACCACAAGGCCAGAGAGGACAAACTTGAG
- the LOC108827827 gene encoding lysine-specific demethylase JMJ29 isoform X5: protein MESDGADFKEAYSLMESSLFSFQCIWSTKKKRSSKSVKSKEFSSGSSSSSSSREEGGMRSRPVIFRVYSRKRKRLSPAASHEKLQQHSVDDDDDGIVLGDWIRQMRRIRVQSEEDKRKESEMKTVSVMKVEPLGDRGCTMLPSWGSVGFTSKRKKRRKVEFEVKSEMKPMSVMEVEPSEDQDCGILASRRKERRQVELEVKSEVKSMSVMEVEPSEDQDCGLLASRRKDRRQVELEEDVAWEEELHMISKIKTTNRRRRRGSHSPEHVTRASGSRSRSPASEVSDSLVKNGCSDDCASIKITSKDSKECNAICHQCLKGERITLVICSECEETMYCLQCIRKWYPHLSEDEVVDKCPFCRKNCNCNRCLHLNGLIKTTKRELANSEIRHHLQYLIALMLPFLNKLSESQNQEIEIEAKARGLQPFEVDVTSAVSYCDERVYCDHCATSIVDLHRSCPKCSFELCLNCCQEIREGSISQRPEMKPQYVNKGYKYMHGLEMEPSSSSVYEEDEEANTSAKWNAGSDGSITCAPKELGGCGECMLELTRILPQNRISDLEQKAEAFLASYDNSPRVSNCKCSALETDMTRKAASRSGSSDNYLFCPRSLDILKEEELLHFQEHWTKGEPVIIRNALDNTHGLSWEPMVMWRALCENLDSTASSKMSEVKAIDCLANCEVEINTRHFFEGYSKGRTYENFWPEMLKLKDWPPSDKFEDLLPRHCDEFISALPFQEYSDPRTGILNIAAKLPEGLIKPDLGPKTYIAYGIPDELGRGDSVTKLHCDMSDAVNILTHTTEVTLSQEQISAVKDLKQKHKEQNKLEEQGSGDNGIACGHEEERLNMPEILSYEKEQNHGQTGSALWDIFRREDVPKLEEYLRKHCKEFRHTFCCPVTKVYHPIHDQSCFLTVEHKRKLKAEFGIEPWTFLQKLGEAVFIPAGCPHQVRNLKSCTKVAVDFVSPENIHECLRLTEEFRQLPKNHKAREDKLEVPLSLWEIR, encoded by the exons ATGGAGTCCGATGGAGCTGATTTCAAGGAGGCTTATAGCCTGATGGAGAGTTCTCTGTTTTCCTTTCAATGTATTTGGTctacgaagaagaagagaagttcGAAATCAGTTAAGTCCAAAGAGTTTAGCAgtggtagtagtagtagtagtagtagtagggAAGAGGGAGGCATGAGGTCGCGTCCTGTGATATTCAGAGTCTACAGTAGGAAAAGGAAGCGGCTTTCACCTGCAGCATCTCATGAGAAACTGCAGCAACACTctgtggatgatgatgatgatggtattGTATTAGGTGATTGGATTAGACAAATGAGGAGGATCAGAGTGCAAAGTGAGGAAGATAAGCGCAAAGAATCTGAGATGAAGACTGTGTCTGTAATGAAAGTGGAACCTTTAGGAGATCGTGGTTGCACAATGTTacctagttggggttctgttggaTTCACTagtaaaaggaagaagagacgCAAAGTAGAATTTGAAGTTAAATCTGAGATGAAGCCAATGTCTGTTATGGAAGTGGAACCTTCTGAAGATCAAGATTGCGGGATCTTAGCTAGTAGAAGGAAAGAGAGACGCCAAGTAGAACTTGAGGTTAAATCTGAGGTGAAGTCAATGTCTGTTATGGAAGTGGAACCTTCTGAAGATCAAGATTGCGGATTGTTAGCTAGTAGAAGGAAAGACAGACGGCAAGTAGAACTTGAAGAAGATGTGGCTTGGGAAGAAGAACTTCATATGATCTCTAAGATCAAGACGAcaaatcgaagaagaagaagaggttccCACAGTCCAGAACATGTCACACGTGCTAGTGGTTCACGCTCACGTTCACCAGCTTCGGAGGTATCGGATTCCCTTGTGAAAAATGGGTGTTCTGATGACTGCGCAAGCATCAAAATTACTTCAAAA GATTCTAAGGAATGCAACGCCATTTGCCATCAGTGCTTGAAAGGGGAAAGGATAACACTTGTCATTTGCAGTGAATGTGAAGAGACAATGTATTGTCTTCAGTGCATAAGGAAATG GTATCCGCATCTATCCGAGGATGAGGTCGTTGATAAATGTCCTTTCTGCCGCAAAAACTGTAATTGCAACAGATGCCTGCATTTGAATGGTTTAATCAAG ACAACGAAGAGGGAACTCGCGAATTCTGAAATACGCCATCATCTCCAATACTTGATTGCTTTGATGCTTCCGTTTCTGAATAAGTTATCCGAGTCCCAGAATCAAGAGATTGAAATTGAGGCGAAGGCTCGAG GATTACAGCCTTTTGAAGTTGACGTAACTAGCGCTGTGAGCTACTGTGATGAACGTGTATACTG TGATCACTGTGCAACTTCAATTGTTGACTTGCACCGGAGCTGCCCAAAGTGCTCTTTCGAGCTTTGTTTGAACTGTTGTCAAGAGATTCGCGAAGGTTCTATTTCCCAACGCCCTGAAATGAAGCCGCAGTATGTTAATAAAGGATACAAGTACATGCATGGTTTAGAGATGGAACCGAGCTCCTCTTCTGTTTATGAGGAGGATGAAGAAGCTAACACATCCGCAAAGTGGAATGCTGGTTCCGATGGGAGCATCACTTGTGCACCAAAAGAGCTAGGTGGTTGCGGTGAATGTATGTTGGAGCTTACGCGAATCCTACCACAGAACCGGATCTCAGACCTGGAACAAAAGGCAGAGGCTTTCTTGGCATCATACGATAACAGCCCTCGAGTGTCGAATTGTAAGTGTTCTGCCTTGGAGACAGATATGACAAGGAAAGCAGCTTCCAGGAGTGGATCAAGCGACAACTACTTGTTCTGCCCACGATCTCTTGATATTTTAAAGGAAGAAGAGCTTCTACATTTTCAAGAACATTGGACAAAAGGTGAACCGGTAATCATTAGGAACGCTCTTGATAACACACATGGTTTAAGCTGGGAACCGATGGTTATGTGGAGGGCGTTATGCGAAAACTTGGACTCAACAGCAAGTTCTAAGATGTCTGAAGTGAAAGCTATTGATTGTTTAGCTAACTGTGAG GTGGAGATCAATACTCGTCACTTCTTTGAAGGTTATAGCAAAGGAAGAACATATGAAAACTTCTGGCCTGAGATGTTAAAGCTAAAGGACTGGCCTCCTTCTGATAAGTTTGAAGATCTTTTACCTCGTCACTGTGACGAGTTCATATCCGCATTACCTTTCCAAGAATATAGCGATCCAAGAACCGGTATCCTCAACATTGCAGCAAAGCTTCCTGAAGGACTTATCAAACCAGATTTGGGTCCAAAAACGTACATTGCCTACGGGATTCCAGATGAGCTTGGTAGAGGCGACTCCGTGACTAAGCTTCACTGCGATATGTCAGACGCG GTGAATATTCTGACGCATACAACTGAAGTGACATTAAGTCAAGAACAGATATCTGCAGTCAAAGACCTGAAGCAGAAGCACAAAGAACAGAACAAGCTAGAGGAACAGGGCAGTGGAGACAATGGCATTGCCTGCGGCCATGAGGAAGAAAGATTGAACATGCCAGAGATTCTGAGCTATGAAAAAGAGCAGAATCATGGCCAAACAGGAAGTGCTCTTTGGGACATTTTTAGGAGAGAAGATGTTCCGAAGTTAGAAGAGTATCTAAGAAAGCATTGCAAAGAATTTAGACACACTTTTTGTTGTCCGGTTACAAAG GTTTATCACCCTATACATGACCAGTCATGCTTTTTAACAGTCGAGCATAAAAGAAAACTCAAGGCGGAGTTCG GGATCGAACCATGGACATTTTTGCAAAAGCTAGGAGAAGCTGTGTTTATTCCCGCGGGTTGCCCTCATCAAGTCCGGAATCTAAAG TCGTGCACCAAAGTTGCTGTTGACTTTGTGTCACCGGAGAACATCCACGAGTGTCTACGTCTTACCGAAGAGTTTCGTCAACTTCCCAAGAACCACAAGGCCAGAGAGGACAAACTTGAG